The genome window ctcttataagacaatgatcttaccagtcctcatgtattcctcggagacttgggttcttagcaagaagaattgcgaactcttggccgcgttcgagagaagaatcctccaaagaattttggtcccctacatcaggatgggcgattccgtagactacataacgacgaaatctatgagcgataccatgaccgtcaagtagtggataaaagccggctcaataggttacggtgggcgagccACTTAATCCatgtgaatgaggatgatcccaccagaaaagtctataagggcaatatctatggtagaaaaagatgaagaggcagaccctgcctgacatggagcgatggcgtagtccagggcgccaggcagcttttagggatatcgaaatggtagacctcggctcaaaaccgggatgtctggagttccttattaaggcaggcctagaccggataccggttgttgcggcgttgatgatgatgatgacaattgcattgctagtTACGCCATGCAATTGAATCCACTCTCGCAAAGTGGCGACGAGTGGGTCACACCAAAAGCACTTGGCACAGAAGAGTAGCGGAGGAGTGTAATGTAACCGCGAACGACGACGGGTAGATATATTTGACGCGctgtaccccaccaaggggtaaatggcaaccatatatatttgaaatatttagacGGTTTCTGCTTTGCTATacgtgtagcactgatgaagggtcaGGGACAGGCCGCTTCCCCAAATATCGGTATCAATAAAAGAAAAGTGTACTGGCGAAAAAGCAAAATTCgtctaattattttaaataatacaaTCACTAGAGGTATCGTAGGGTTATACTCAGATaatcatatatatattatacaggCTTCAAAACACCTATTTAACCAAGTTGCAAACTATTTCCTTAATTGGCTAAagttatattgttatattggtAAGAAacacatatttttttctttttcttattatGCGTACACGGAATCTTAGAAACACACGCTCGCTCCAGCTCCGCCGCACCAACGCCGGAGGTAAAGCGGACGCGTGTAGGATTTgcatccactaaaaaccacccctggTCTCCCTGCGGGGCTGGAGAGGTTAaccatccaatccaaagcggtGCAGCATCCACCATgttccgtgaggaactgggtaatttGGTAGTTGGTATTCTCAAATTTACGCTCAACCCCACACCCTAATTCGACagcggcccaccaatattctgcaacatttttgcaagtgccgcggtggcactgactgccttttggcatgcattctctaggtgttccctgaaGCTCAGTTTGATGTCAATtatcactcccaggtatttgatagtcggctttgaCACGACTGTATATCCACCAACTTCCACTTTGGCAGTTTCTTTTTCCTGCAGCTACCGTTTTCGCGTTCGCCAAGATAACCCCGGCTTTTTCTAACCAGGACTTTATcgttctcactgtttccgtcgcaaCCACCACATTCGCTGGGTGTTTCGCTGTAACAactacagctagatcatctgcaaagccgacaatcgtagtctccTCTGGAACAGGAAGAGTAAGCATCCCATAATACATGATATTTTACAAAAGGGGACCCAGTACCGATccttgtggtaccccggctgtgataaTGTGTTCTCTGGGgacctcatccgtcccgtatcaGAAAGTCCTCTCTGAGAAGTAATTTTCCACTAGATTCGCTAAATACTCGGGAACAGCTACGTCAACCAACGCCCGATTAATTTTGTTCCAGTTGGCAGAGTTGAACGCGTTTTTTACATCCAGTACCAATACAGCACAGTAGCCGCCTGAAAATAGTGCGCATCCACCGTATAGTTGGCACGTCGGAATCCAAACCGACGTTTCGACAGGCCGTTCCTATTTTCGACGATGgggaggagtctgttgtagataactgtctccatcatcttcccattGGATTTTGTATTGAACCCTGTGGCCGCTAGTTTCACTATTGTCTTGAATTTCACCAGTTCCATGGATTCCGTCAATATCTATGTCGTCTTGTCACTAAACTCTTCACTAGGTATACTTTGGTTTGAAATGGAGGATTTTGCGCTTTGGGAATTGAGTGCCATGTTCGAGTTAGTATTGCTGGGCTCGCAAAGTTCTAGCATTTTATTCACGGGCAATTAATTGCAACGCAAACTAGAAAATTTTTAAGCATATGTTAACACAGGTGAATGAAATGTTTATTAAGCACTTGTTAGGTCTAGCTGagctattagcaaagttattatTTGAATTAAAAAGCTTGGCATGCGCTTTAGTATTAATTATTTTCTTATCCATTAAAAATACGTCCGCACAGTACTATTAGTCACAGTTTAATGATTAAatctgatgataatgaaattgaatcaTTGGATAATTAAAATTATGAAGAAAGAAGCAATGCCAATATGAGGGCTGCTTCACAAAAGGGGGAAAAggaaaaatacatatatttattaCCTTTGTGCGAATAATGCTATTTCAACCAATTCACCATACAAAGGCACGCCATTAATACACATTTTataattctttttctttctatttccaTTCATTATATCTACATTCATACATGAATGTACTCagcaattaataaaataatgagtttttaaaaatgtatttcaaagTAGGTGACACTTTGCACGTTTGATACTTGAACATCGAACTGTCGCAGAAATCGCTTCGTCGAAGACCTCGTGCAAACCTTCCTGGAATGAAAGTGAATACATTTATTCATATTAGTAGAAAAAACTTGTTACTGCATCCCGAAATCAGAACTGTACAGTGaatgtaggtaggtatcagtggccacttcGAAGAGCCTAATTAGCCCTATGAACCGCCATTTTGATGCATAAAGCTCCTAAAGTCGTAACTGACAGAGCCATTGACAGACCTCTAGAATCACCAGTAGCTCCGCTGGGAGGACTTTACAACTTGGTTAAATTGTGTGTATCCAAAAATACCGCCGTCCCATGTCATAACATCACAATCTGTTCACCTTTAAGGCCAAGAAAGGTCACCCAATGCAAGtgaagttttttgaaaatttttaaaacgaTAAGTTTGCATAACGAGGAATTTATAGAAAACAAGCGATTCGGAGGTCAAACAATAAGCAAACTTATTAGTAAGGAGAACAGGGAAGTCTAAATAGATTTTAAAATCACGAGAGGAAAGTTATACCAGCCACAGCCACCGAGTTGCGAGTTGTAGGTTCGTGGGCATGTTGCGGTTGGTCACTCAAATTTCAGTAATGGTTACAAGGGTATACAGcaaaaatgatatttttgagCGAAGCTTTAAGCTGACAGAGAAGTCGCACTGTGTGTGGCGTGTTAGGAACTCCAGTAAGGTAAAGCAATAACAACAATCACCCACACCCAATCTTTACTCTTCATTTTTCAGGATTaagatcttattaaaatcgattcactgtctgtcacacgcacttctctccaaaacagctaaaccgatccgaacgaaatttggtggataggaaCTATAATACTCTACTATACCAATACTAATCtagttctccccagcccttttttttATCCGTTGTAGGTCTTCACATtcactaataatattaaactccgagtgtgaagtgtatgaggttgactattatcaacacagtgctttccatcaaatgatttatttaaaatgcTTCctaaaaaataaagtgcaatGGAATTTACAACAAAGTACacccggaactgtcatgcactcatcgctcctcacatagggaaacacaaaaccttttataccgaaAGCCTCAAAtttccggtttccagacttgttttaACTTGAATTTGCTAGCTAAGTTTCATGGTCCAACCAGGTAGCTCGTCTGATGCCCATATTAAAGACACAGAAGATAAGCGATCAATTACAAGTTCTTTTGTGATACGGtactgaaattattattattttaggcAACTTTttcttccctgaccagcgcgaTAATAAATTCTACATATTACTCTGGACTTCTCGAGATTTGTTTCGGCACCAGAGCTCAAAAGCATCCGGTTCACAATAGTCACAACGGCAACAAGAGCCTTTAGTTCCTTGCGCCTACCGATCCGCTTCTAAGTCCCTTACTCGTTCGAGGCCCCAGCGAAGACTTGACTTTCCCTAGagaaaaggatatttttgatGATCATCAATATTTTCCGGCGAGCTGTTCAAAATATCTCCGGGCCGTGTTGAGTTTGGGCGGTTGAAGATTCATCAGAATCGATGTCAGCACACCTCTTCTTCCACCATCATTCAGAAAACAGCACCTACTGACCGCAATGTGATCGATCTTATTGAATATACAGTTAAAGCTGATactcaactgactttatggcaggctctgtgctcaaacaggaagtccgtaatgacaaagtgaTGAAGGCTGCAAAAAGCTCCATCACATACCCAAGCATTTGTTGTTTGATCCCAGCTTGGCACTTAGCTCACCCATCCTGATCGCAATGTTACCTTTAGGGAAGCTTCCCTGAACCGCATTGAATTGCCGCAGAAAGTctccattataataataataataatcgttggcgcaacaatccatattggatcagggccttgaagtgtgttagagcacttcattcaagaccgttacggtacactacagtatactgtaggaggcaatgtggtcagcattgcgctcgcccgagattattagcctgatttgacacaggtactcattctcagctgactcgactggtatccgacatacagccacaataacaaatctccctgccaccagtgagatctgaaccgccgccttctgctacgacagcccagtgctcttaccacttgagtcatccggACACGTCTCCATTAGtgagatttaacaatcaatatTGTGTCTGACACCGATTCCTAAGATATAATAGCGAGCCTTACGAAAGCAGTAAGCGTTAATCTGACAAAAAAATGTATGTTTACTTCCGGCAGGCTTACTGAAGTAACAAATATATATACAGTGCTACAAAGGGGAGAGGAGTTCTATTCAGATGCaaaccatcttacttcacttaacCCCAAAAGGTGCAGCATATAGCGTGGAATGTTTGTTCAAGTTGGAGCAAGCACGCATTGTGAGAATCTCGGTACTATCGTGAAGCAGCATTCCCCATTCCAGAATCCTATACGATTGAATTCTGGAATGGGGAACCAAGTAGAAGGTCGTACCCAAAGACTAGTGAACTAGTGGAAACCATGACAATAGTATGTAGGTCAAGCGGACTGAAATAGTCATCGAGTACTATGTATCATAGATAATGCATTGGATCAGGGTGGTGGATGGGGGTAGGGTGAAGGCGGTGACGTATACAGTGATACTTGCGTTAGGGATGCTTTCCGCTGTTGTCAGTGAGATTAGAAAATATGCGAAAAAGTGCCAAAAAGTTAAAAACAGTGTGTAGCATCTTCATAAATTCAGTCAAAATTCATCGGACGCTTTTCATCACAAAGACAGAGATACCAAAATTTCTCATCCTATGACTGAAGAGGCAAGCTCTTCAGTTCGCTAGCTACTGCAATGAGTGGAATCAACTTCAAGTATTTGTTAGTTACTGACTGCAGATGGCAAAGGCGACTATCAGCGCTGTGAtccgcaagcagatcatgctgttGGTATCGCAGATAAATGTGCAGCACTCTAAGTGCTCCTCAACTAATCTACTGGTCTTCCTCCGGGAAGAAAACATCGGCGTCGCAATAATACAGGAGCTCTGGATTAGAGTATGGAGAATGTCTGACATGAGATCTTTCTCAGATCACAGgtatatactttatacttttcaGTTTAAATTTCGTTGTAGAGACCCCCAACCCTAACGGAGACTCCTGGGAGATCCACTGAAAGAGGTTAGGTCAAGCTATCAAGCGCATACTCTCTCGTATTCGAAGTGGTACTATTGGCATGGGAGATGAACTGGTGTCAAAGATCGGTGCtcaggaaaaggcattcgaaaccgcGTTCAAAGTTTCATGCAATACAATACAGCAAGAGGACATTGCCccctggtggaatgaagatctgtccatcCTCAAGAAAGTGAGAAGAGAGgtctacaggcataaatactgGTAGTCATACAAGGACTACATGAGGAAGAACAATCCGACCATGAAGATTGGCAGGAAGCTATTGTGACTGGAGTATTGTGGAAAGCATTAGAGAACCTGCGGGACTCAGtaaaaagttggaaggctcctggacggaatgtTCTGGCAAGACCCTGGAGCTGGTAGTTCAAACGCATTTCCCTACcaacgaggaggactgtgagtcagggCTTTGTTTGAAGGGTATGCAACCCTAGTCGTGCGAGATTATCAAATCGATAATAGACTCCCTCCCtcccttattttcactaatgacggaagTCATTTCTATAGTGCAATCTAACGGAACTCTcgaagaccgttttcgaaagaAGACtgcatttttaaaattatcagcattttatattttaaccAAATTCAAACGTACTGAAAAGCCCGCATCATAGTGTGTGCACATCAAGAAACTTCAGTAAACCAGTTGCTCATTAAAATCTcagaatgtcaaaattaatttcgagCTTGAAAGGTCAAGGTGAAATATTATTCCGTGCATTGTTGCACAAATAATAAAACCCTGCTGAAACCTTTCAGGTGTCCCAAAAGGAAATATTCGTAAGAAGTGGACCGCCATCGCCCGACTGAAttcagtttctttggagtcagtTTTAAATTTGGAGAATCAATTTAATGTGAGTTAACATCTTTTAACTTGAATTCCAaccttaattgataatatacgacaGCTTTAGGATTTTGTTTCACTGTTATTAATTTTGCATGCTTCATTTGAAGAAAGATCTTCAGAATTATATGAAAGAGATTCCGCAGAATATCCCTTCTGCCCAATGTTCGAGTGCCGCTCAGTGCTAACTCGATATTTTGAGGAACttttgaacaagtcgggaaaccggaagctggaggcttcaggtacgaaaggttttgtgtatttcttagtacgtagcatatatccatatattatgtgagagtatccactttcaggtgatgttaacattcatagtcttcaattttcaaagaagaaacaactttaacgtattataactttgttagtaatagtgcgatttccacaaaactcggcaagatcatgctctatattacagcctacATCACtacatggtgctaggatgatcTTAAGAGGGGGttccagccaattataaaaaaaatataataattttccaggcaaggctctactcttggcagtccttcggcgaattcagtcggtgttccgctttCGGCTGTTGGGGGCCAAGTCTACTCatgctacctagcagccgcgggcctgagatggcgaaggcttacaagctgtgccaagtcaaggagaatttagcccgcttataatatagcccaaacacgagagctcctgtgccgacgcgtgcaaatgcattcaagattacggtgtgcactggctcataggggaccatgcccctaggctcggcataccctacaactcgcattgccgaagctgcggagaaggaaaggaaaccctcttgccctttctctgcgattgtccagctatggctagagtcaggcagctgacactgggtaaatcattctttgggtacctcagagagatttcatcGAAACGGCATCAAAACGTCGCACCAAAGcattaattgggctccttggtgcggccactgatacctatttACCTACtccatactattattgactttatttgaacagatatcggatatatatatatatatagtggcagcctcctgatttttttcggatttttcggttgggtagattctgagaatggcccccttaaagaaatgatcactttcaaccctccgcatgcctcacctttccaccaaatatcaAAGCTgaggccggcttcgaaaagtactaaccgagacctttaatttgatgcccgtATCCAaattgccatcaaatacttggggggctataagcaacacgtgcagtatgtttatgacaaagcgtccgctgcaagtgtggcccgggcaaggatgatgcctaacgcgGGAGGGCCACGACAtgcttctaggttgcttatagctagggtagtgtgttcgatcctgctctatgcagttccagtttggggaaaggcattgcaggttgcatttaacgctaacaaactgagttcagtcaacagaagaacagcccaaAGGGTGTGCTCAGCATTCAAgagtgtctcagatgatgcagcattcgtaatCTCTGGAATgacgcccattgacatcttcgcAGATGAGATGtcgaatatatatgtataatgcgaagtctatctctcctttatcgcagacgaagaacgccgaaagggagaaatctttaaatagatggcaagagcgttgggaaagcTCGGGAAAGGggcggtggacacacaggctcattcctgctatcaaggagtggttggagagacggcacagtgagattaattataatcttactcagtttcttacggggcatgggggatatcgccagtacctcttcCGGTTTAAaatagatacctcacccgattgtccaaattgcgatggagtcccagaggacccagagcatgtattcttccaaggTCTGTCCAAGGTTTGCGGAGGAAAGGAacaacctagaggagactctaggagaggtgctcgtaccagagaatgtggtgcgaagaatgtcaGCATATCAGAAagactggaatgcgatcaacaccatggtcgcatctatccagagcaaactgcgaaaggcagaggagactagaaaagcgcggttacgtacgccgtgtagagacgaaaggggaccaagctaaaatcagctgactccgccccgtgatgtaataccgtacggtggttccacgggggtggttttagtgggtaagaatcccacacgctggcgtgtccaggccgtgtcttttaaagatttccacctactcaaaaaaaaaaaaaagacagacagacagtaaaccgattttaaaaaccttaaaaaaaatacattattCAGGGGATCTGGAAATCCATTATGTAGCAACATGTCCAAGATTTGCattaatttcacttttcatatttgtaaaatagaaaatatgttTTAATTAACCGGTGGAGACAGGTAATGGGGCTATATAGTTCGTTAATATTATTGCCGAAACGTAAGATATAGTTATTTAGTTATTTTCTAACGTGAGGTGTctattaccgaggataaaattaGCTGCTTTAAACAGTTTCTCAGCATATAAACCTCCGGGTGCAGATGGCATAATGTGACATTGCACTCACGTGATTTTCACACCGAAAGCGTAAAGTAGGCATTTCCAACGGACTATACCACACATGCGCCTGactcggcataccttacaattcgtATTATCGAAGTTACGGAGAAGAAGGAACAACTTTCAGGCCCTTCTTTGCGATTTCGCAGTTCTAACTAAAGCCAGGCTGCGGATGCTGGACTAACAATTTTTTGGGGGCCTTAACGAAATATTTGTTTGTAGTGTGGGGGATATGCTATCCTTCGTGGAATCAACAGGCTGGCTTTGAATATCTGAGGCAAGATTCTGCTCCCTTTGCCTTTCCCAGAGCAGACATAGTCTCCGTAAGTTGTGGCATCGAAACCAGGCACCACAGCACTAATCAGGCTATCTCCTTGCTATCTCTGCTAAAGCGGATCGTCCTACAACAACCGTAACCAAGTAGTTGATAAAGGCTCTAGAGGAAGCCAAAACACAACAAGTAAGATTGAATTGCTAGATGCACTATATTTCCGAgttttttctagaaaaaaaaaccctgcaaatatttatttaatcaatacCAATATGTTTTCAGCTTTTGGAAATTAATTTCAAAGCCATGAAACTCATTCGAAACATTCGATTCTTATTAATATGAGAGACAAAATGGGAAAATCGAcggattttttttccatttataaGTAAATTAAGGTCTTCCTTATGCATGTTTGGGCATTGGTCAGCACGAGCTAAAGGAGCATATCTCTATTTCCCGGCATTAGTAGAACCAAAAGAAATAACTGAACTTACCTGAGATTTAGCAGAACATTCAACATATGTAAACGCCTTAACAGCCTTCGCGAAATTGATCCCTTCTTCCTTCGGAATGGTCATTTTATATTTCCGTCTGAGATCCGTTTTAGTTCCCACGAGAATGTAGGGAGTATTCGGGCAATAGTGCTTTATTTCCGGAATCCACTGCGTGAAGTTATAGAAAACAATAACACAAATTTTACAATACAAGCAAAATGGGGAACTCATGCCTTCTGTTTCACGTTGAACATCGATACCCGATCTTCTATGGAAAAGCAAATTGCGA of Hermetia illucens chromosome 4, iHerIll2.2.curated.20191125, whole genome shotgun sequence contains these proteins:
- the LOC119654476 gene encoding rho-related protein racB-like: MQNKVKCVVVGDGAVGKTSILMAYTFNSFPAEYEPTVYDTHSIEVFSKGKFYSLQLYDTAGQEDYDRLRPIGYTGTDVFAICFSIEDRVSMFNVKQKWIPEIKHYCPNTPYILVGTKTDLRRKYKMTIPKEEGINFAKAVKAFTYVECSAKSQEGLHEVFDEAISATVRCSSIKRAKCHLL